The Clostridium chauvoei genome has a window encoding:
- the pta gene encoding phosphate acetyltransferase: MELMEKLWNAAKADKRRIVLPEGDEERTIVAAQRIKELELAYPVLIGDEEKINTMANKLGVNLEGVEIVNPSKSDKLGSYVNEFYELRKNKGMTMEKAEMIVKDPLYFGTMMVKLDDADGMVSGAVHTTGDLLRPGLQIIKTAKGVSVVSSFFIMMVPGSEYGEGGMLLFSDCAVNPNPNAEQLAAIAIATADTAKNLCKIEPRVAMLSFSTMGSADHEMVDKVRKATEIAKELRPDLLIDGELQLDAAIVEKVAKQKAPNSKVAGKANVLVFPDLQSGNIGYKLVQRFANAEAIGPMCQGFAKPINDLSRGCSSDDIVNVVALTAVQAQK; this comes from the coding sequence ATGGAGCTAATGGAAAAATTATGGAATGCAGCTAAGGCTGACAAAAGAAGGATTGTTCTTCCTGAAGGGGATGAAGAAAGAACTATCGTAGCAGCTCAAAGGATAAAAGAATTAGAGCTAGCATATCCAGTTTTAATAGGGGATGAAGAAAAGATAAATACTATGGCTAACAAGCTAGGTGTAAACTTAGAAGGTGTAGAAATAGTTAACCCATCAAAATCAGACAAATTAGGATCATACGTTAATGAATTTTATGAATTAAGAAAAAATAAAGGGATGACTATGGAAAAAGCTGAAATGATAGTTAAAGATCCACTTTATTTTGGTACTATGATGGTTAAGCTTGATGATGCAGACGGAATGGTTTCAGGTGCTGTACATACAACAGGAGATTTATTAAGACCAGGTTTACAAATAATAAAGACTGCTAAAGGGGTTTCAGTAGTATCAAGTTTCTTTATTATGATGGTGCCAGGGTCAGAATATGGTGAAGGCGGAATGTTATTATTCTCAGATTGCGCTGTAAATCCAAATCCAAATGCAGAACAATTAGCTGCAATAGCAATAGCTACAGCAGATACTGCAAAAAATTTATGTAAAATAGAACCAAGAGTTGCTATGTTATCTTTCTCAACTATGGGAAGTGCAGATCATGAAATGGTTGATAAAGTAAGAAAAGCAACAGAAATTGCAAAAGAATTAAGACCAGATTTACTTATAGATGGAGAATTACAATTAGATGCAGCTATAGTTGAAAAGGTTGCAAAACAAAAAGCACCTAATAGTAAAGTTGCTGGAAAAGCTAATGTATTAGTATTCCCAGACTTACAAAGTGGAAATATTGGTTATAAATTAGTTCAAAGATTTGCTAATGCAGAAGCTATAGGACCTATGTGTCAAGGTTTTGCTAAGCCAATTAATGATTTATCAAGAGGATGTAGTTCAGATGATATAGTTAATGTTGTTGCATTAACAGCAGTTCAAGCACAAAAGTAA
- a CDS encoding nucleotidyltransferase: protein MNITGIITEYNPFHSGHLYHLDSAKKATNCDGVICIMSGNFIQRGAPAIVDKWARAEMAVSNGVDLVIELPTFYALSSAEYFAKGSVTILHALGVVNSIFFGSESGNINDLTSISKILAYEPLEFKEILKYNLSKGITYAKAREEALKKILNNDDLSNILTSSNNILGIEYIKTLLRLNSSINPLTLTRVGSTYNEKTLNSSFSSATSIREIIKSSNSLKDIKSSIPYESYEILKKLQDDNYQFVFEDKMFDFIKYKLVSNCVNFNNLLEISEGLDNKLIKEIYNSNSFQEFLLNIKSKRYTYTKISRILTQIFIGLDSFAPKELLDSKNLYARVLAFNDTGKSILKEIKKKTSIPVITKLPKNINNPLLSLDIQSTKCYSILNDKINPFNDYLKSPIIKD, encoded by the coding sequence ATGAATATAACAGGAATAATTACAGAATACAACCCATTTCATAGTGGACATCTTTATCATTTAGACTCTGCTAAAAAGGCTACTAATTGTGATGGAGTAATATGTATAATGAGCGGAAACTTTATCCAAAGAGGTGCTCCTGCTATAGTTGATAAATGGGCTAGAGCTGAAATGGCAGTTTCAAATGGTGTAGATTTAGTTATAGAACTTCCTACATTTTACGCCTTATCCTCTGCTGAATATTTTGCTAAGGGTTCAGTTACTATTCTTCACGCTTTAGGTGTTGTTAATAGTATTTTCTTCGGAAGTGAAAGTGGAAATATAAATGATTTAACAAGTATTTCTAAAATTTTAGCTTATGAACCATTAGAATTCAAAGAAATTTTAAAATATAACTTATCAAAAGGTATTACATATGCAAAAGCTCGTGAAGAAGCTTTAAAGAAAATTTTAAACAATGACGACCTTTCAAATATTTTAACTAGCTCTAATAATATTTTAGGTATTGAATATATAAAAACTTTGCTACGTTTAAATAGTTCAATCAATCCCTTAACTTTAACAAGAGTTGGCTCAACTTATAATGAAAAAACATTAAATAGTAGTTTTTCTTCAGCTACAAGTATAAGAGAAATTATAAAGTCTTCAAATTCTCTTAAAGATATAAAATCTTCAATTCCTTATGAATCGTATGAAATATTAAAAAAATTGCAAGATGATAACTACCAATTTGTATTTGAAGATAAGATGTTTGACTTTATTAAATACAAGTTAGTCTCTAACTGTGTAAATTTTAACAATCTTTTAGAAATATCCGAAGGATTAGATAATAAATTAATTAAAGAAATTTACAATAGTAACTCTTTTCAAGAGTTTTTACTTAATATAAAAAGCAAAAGATATACTTATACAAAAATATCTAGAATTTTAACACAAATTTTTATAGGTTTAGATTCCTTTGCCCCAAAAGAACTTCTAGATTCTAAAAATCTTTATGCTCGTGTACTCGCTTTTAATGATACTGGTAAAAGTATTTTAAAAGAAATAAAGAAAAAAACCTCTATACCTGTAATAACCAAACTTCCTAAAAATATAAATAACCCATTACTTAGCCTTGATATTCAAAGTACTAAGTGTTACTCAATATTAAATGATAAAATAAATCCTTTTAATGACTATTTAAAGTCTCCTATAATAAAAGATTAA
- the ylbJ gene encoding sporulation integral membrane protein YlbJ, producing the protein MYSIYILWLLIIALSIILIKLLNIKKNYIVCFCTTILIILFILNLQDCMDAALMGCSLVVKAIVPTIFPFTVICNILISYDGIGLYSKVMGPLFCKPLGLSKACSFPLAASFLCGYPLGAKYCSEIYEMGYIKEKEYLRVLNIATNAGPIFLIGSVGAAMLSSPKYGYILLIANYLSIIIVGFLTKRKNENCQFDRAIAPNFKTKNFGTALKQAIESGINTTLTVGAFVIMFSVFISIIKNNAQISIVLHSLEDLLKLPTDSLYGLFLGSIEFTNGCKLISTSTLSINLKLSMISFICSFSSLSVIAQVSSVVSKYNPPMKKYIFWKFIQGVLSFFITFGVSKIFLKTTTVSNIIISTEKIYTNAFISILPVILLLILTLICKVIFRVLRKLHTS; encoded by the coding sequence ATGTATAGTATTTATATTCTATGGCTTTTAATTATTGCACTTAGCATCATACTTATAAAGCTACTAAACATAAAAAAAAATTACATAGTATGTTTTTGTACTACAATTTTAATAATCTTATTTATACTTAATTTACAAGACTGTATGGATGCTGCTTTAATGGGATGTTCCTTAGTTGTTAAAGCAATAGTTCCAACTATATTTCCTTTTACAGTTATTTGTAATATTTTAATTTCTTATGATGGTATTGGACTTTATTCTAAAGTAATGGGTCCTCTTTTTTGCAAACCACTTGGTTTATCTAAAGCTTGTTCCTTCCCCCTTGCAGCTAGTTTCCTATGCGGATACCCATTAGGAGCCAAATACTGTAGTGAGATTTATGAAATGGGCTATATTAAAGAAAAAGAATATCTTAGAGTTTTAAATATAGCAACAAATGCAGGTCCTATTTTTTTAATCGGTTCTGTTGGAGCTGCTATGCTTTCTAGCCCCAAATATGGTTATATATTGCTTATAGCAAATTATTTATCTATTATTATTGTAGGATTTTTAACAAAAAGAAAAAATGAAAATTGCCAGTTTGATAGAGCAATTGCTCCAAATTTTAAAACTAAAAATTTTGGAACTGCTTTAAAACAGGCTATTGAAAGTGGAATAAACACAACTCTTACAGTTGGAGCTTTTGTTATTATGTTCTCTGTTTTTATAAGCATAATAAAAAACAATGCTCAAATAAGCATTGTTTTACACAGTTTAGAAGACTTACTTAAATTGCCTACTGATTCTTTATATGGACTCTTTTTAGGAAGCATCGAGTTTACAAACGGATGTAAATTAATTTCTACATCTACCTTATCTATTAATTTAAAACTTAGTATGATAAGTTTTATTTGCTCTTTTTCAAGTTTATCAGTTATAGCGCAAGTAAGTTCTGTTGTTAGTAAATATAATCCTCCAATGAAGAAATATATTTTTTGGAAGTTTATCCAAGGTGTACTTAGCTTTTTTATAACCTTTGGCGTTTCAAAAATATTTTTAAAGACTACTACCGTTTCTAATATAATAATTTCAACTGAAAAAATATATACTAATGCTTTTATATCTATTTTACCAGTTATATTACTTTTAATACTAACTCTAATATGCAAGGTTATTTTTAGAGTTTTAAGAAAATTACATACTTCTTAA
- a CDS encoding V-type ATP synthase subunit E yields the protein MDKQEANIIELLEYLQEIIENAPKVPITGKTMVDKKEIDEVIDQIIHELPDQLKKAKWVITEKDRILNDAQKEYENLKKDTLEIMKKNIENHDIVKEAKIRANEIIALAQRDAKAIRLGSREYSNEILTQLDREIENKKIALIKTMQTSFEQVAKEIDENMSEASEVIKENIAELRSM from the coding sequence GTGGACAAACAAGAAGCTAATATAATTGAACTTTTAGAGTATTTACAAGAGATTATAGAAAATGCGCCAAAGGTTCCTATTACAGGGAAAACTATGGTGGATAAAAAAGAAATTGATGAAGTTATAGATCAAATAATACATGAACTTCCAGATCAACTAAAAAAGGCGAAATGGGTTATAACTGAAAAGGATAGAATACTTAATGATGCTCAAAAGGAGTATGAAAACTTAAAAAAGGATACTCTAGAAATAATGAAAAAAAATATAGAGAATCATGATATAGTTAAAGAAGCTAAAATAAGAGCAAATGAAATAATTGCCCTAGCACAAAGAGATGCCAAGGCAATTAGATTAGGATCAAGAGAGTATTCAAACGAAATTTTAACTCAGCTTGATAGAGAGATAGAAAATAAAAAAATAGCTTTAATCAAAACAATGCAAACTTCCTTTGAACAGGTAGCTAAAGAAATAGATGAAAATATGTCAGAAGCTTCAGAGGTTATAAAGGAAAATATAGCAGAATTAAGAAGTATGTAA
- the coaD gene encoding pantetheine-phosphate adenylyltransferase — protein sequence MKVAIYPGSFDPITNGHLDIIKRGSKAFDKLIVAVLVNVDKKGLFSSEERVALIEKVTKDLENVEVLRFEGLLVDFARINNSNIILKGLRTVADFEYEFQMALMNSKLDSNIETVFMMTSSEYSYVSSSSVKQVAKFGGCIKGLVPDEIIPEIIDKIKK from the coding sequence ATGAAGGTAGCCATTTATCCAGGTAGTTTTGATCCTATAACAAATGGGCATTTAGATATAATAAAAAGAGGATCGAAGGCTTTTGATAAACTTATAGTGGCAGTTCTAGTTAATGTAGATAAGAAGGGATTGTTTAGTTCAGAAGAAAGGGTTGCTTTAATAGAAAAAGTAACTAAAGATTTAGAGAATGTTGAGGTTTTAAGGTTTGAGGGGTTATTAGTTGATTTTGCAAGAATTAATAATTCTAATATAATTCTAAAAGGCTTACGAACAGTTGCTGATTTTGAATATGAATTTCAAATGGCTCTTATGAATTCGAAATTAGATTCAAATATAGAGACTGTTTTTATGATGACATCATCAGAGTATTCATATGTAAGCTCGTCCTCTGTAAAACAAGTGGCAAAATTTGGGGGATGTATTAAGGGGCTTGTCCCGGATGAGATTATTCCAGAGATTATAGATAAAATTAAAAAATAA
- the rsmD gene encoding 16S rRNA (guanine(966)-N(2))-methyltransferase RsmD, with protein MRIIAGKARGRKLIPPATMETRPTLDRVKEAMFSMVQGYIPDAVVIDVFAGTGSLGLEAASRGAKEVYLVDKSPVTFPLLKENIENLKFEDFCFGLNMDSYEALRTLTKKGKVFDIIFIDPPYCKEMIPEAIKLVKENNMLKENGIIVTKIDTIEDIYEGYENIVLTKSRKYGNTTVCFYKYQ; from the coding sequence ATGAGAATAATAGCGGGAAAAGCCAGAGGACGTAAGTTAATACCTCCTGCAACTATGGAAACTAGACCAACCTTAGACAGAGTAAAAGAAGCTATGTTTAGTATGGTTCAGGGATATATACCTGATGCTGTGGTTATTGATGTATTTGCAGGGACAGGGAGTCTTGGATTAGAAGCAGCAAGTAGAGGGGCTAAAGAAGTTTATTTAGTAGATAAAAGTCCGGTTACATTCCCTTTACTTAAGGAAAATATTGAAAACTTAAAGTTTGAAGACTTCTGTTTTGGTTTAAATATGGATTCATACGAAGCATTAAGAACTTTAACTAAAAAGGGAAAGGTATTTGATATAATATTTATCGATCCTCCGTATTGTAAAGAAATGATACCAGAGGCAATTAAATTAGTTAAGGAAAATAATATGCTGAAAGAAAATGGTATAATAGTCACAAAAATAGATACAATAGAAGATATCTATGAAGGTTATGAGAATATAGTTCTAACAAAAAGTAGAAAATATGGTAATACAACAGTATGTTTTTATAAATACCAATAG